The following coding sequences lie in one Aspergillus puulaauensis MK2 DNA, chromosome 3, nearly complete sequence genomic window:
- a CDS encoding uncharacterized protein (COG:S;~EggNog:ENOG410PH4N;~InterPro:IPR036249,IPR004045,IPR036282;~PFAM:PF13409,PF13417;~go_function: GO:0005515 - protein binding [Evidence IEA];~go_process: GO:0006749 - glutathione metabolic process [Evidence IEA]), translated as MANNPGSSETMKPMVYYDVEMRDPSSCCAVNPWKSRLALNFKAIPHSTKWIPLPEIPKVRRDELGVPPCRKFADGSDYYTLPVLVDPNTGDKVGDSLDIAIYLQKKYPGSGAGDLFPSQKLDYSVNQDLPLLVPLSDDRHKGDEYAEYSHFNTHIDAAFTAHVGIMAYTMPFHPDSAEPSKAEFVKRAGVSSWDDFEVKGEARQKTMDSFRDMLGDLAKLFTKDTSGPFILGTRATYADLIVGGWLHMSRATLPGSEWEEVRGWHGGVFGCLYDALEKYADVK; from the coding sequence ATGGCAAACAACCCGGGATCCTCCGAGACCATGAAACCCATGGTCTACTACGACGTGGAAATGCGCGACCcatccagctgctgcgccgTAAACCCATGGAAGAGCCGACTGGCACTGAACTTCAAAGCAATCCCGCATTCCACCAAATGGATTCCGCTGCCGGAAATCCCCAAAGTGCGACGCGACGAGCTTGGCGTGCCGCCGTGTCGCAAGTTCGCGGACGGGAGCGACTACTATACCCTCCCGGTCCTTGTTGATCCTAACACGGGCGACAAGGTTGGGGATTCGTTGGATATTGCTATCTACCTGCAGAAGAAGTATCCGGGCTCAGGCGCGGGAGATCTCTTTCCGTCTCAGAAATTGGATTATTCTGTTAACCAGGATCTTCCGCTCCTTGTTCCTCTGTCGGATGATAGGCATAAGGGTGATGAGTATGCGGAGTACTCCCACTTCAACACGCACATTGATGCGGCGTTTACTGCCCACGTCGGGATCATGGCCTATACTATGCCCTTTCACCCGGACAGTGCCGAACCAAGCAAGGCCGAGTTTGTGAAGCGCGCTGGTGTATCGTCTTGGGATGACTTTGAGGTCAAGGGCGAGGCGCGACAGAAGACGATGGACTCGTTCCGTGATATGTTGGGTGACCTTGCGAAGCTATTCACGAAGGATACCAGTGGGCCTTTTATCCTGGGTACTCGGGCTACCTATGCGGATTTGATTGTCGGTGGGTGGTTGCATATGTCGCGTGCGACTCTGCCTGGCAGtgagtgggaggaggttaGAGGGTGGCATGGGGGTGTCTTTGGGTGTTTGTATGATGCGCTGGAAAAGTATGCGGATGTAAAATAG
- a CDS encoding uncharacterized protein (SECRETED:SignalP(1-18)) — MKLLSLLLMTLAATFATAADDCLNGGDACAGSTKPCCGDLHCGPSSPQNSGTLICK; from the exons ATGaagctcctcagcctcctcctcatgACACTTGCAGCAACCTtcgcaacagcagccgacGACTGCCTCAATG GGGGAGATGCCTGTGCCGGCAGCACCAAACCCTGCTGCGGCGATCTACACTGTGGACCCTCGTCACCGCAGAACAGCGGCACCCTTATCTGCAAATAA
- a CDS encoding uncharacterized protein (COG:S;~EggNog:ENOG410PYHH;~TransMembrane:7 (o182-204i216-239o259-278i290-315o339-358i370-394o414-434i)), with product MSSSSYYDDYLDDYDLDNFDVDDYLDDYYSSADSYYPTNTYDLSDYYTTTGGSYPTSTSSSYDDYLDDDDEDDSSSSGSSSGSSSGSSSGSDSSSDSSSDSSSGSSGSGSSNFSSDDFDLDDLPTNGDPSLGGSGPGGSGGGLPSSYGAYGAYGGSDLSNQQTSKSCVSEIAFKENAPKVDLAFDVIFLVLFLALAGFAGFRLLKSKQKGSAIGKWFLFPISLFFAILYILIDMITLILSQCVMMRGDKYQQALTAVKWFDNLSVYLLIVLILLPICLKLQGSGSFKTITLFGHGAWLALCGIFLLVSLACFSKIQTTLYKDYDLPKEDFVKSTRGVTMTYYVFLFLAALLATANMALALFRRASIRKGLLLISIPALILSTLILTLVLMGGFADREYGKKLRKPDYYEKSDDAQVFLKRFFYATAFVSALIIAGSQLPADDSSSQAAPVASQPQPQPVNQYPQPVPPMAQPVSPYQQPVSPVPTPPPQQQYAQQQYVAVSGPVPAQAPGPAPVQYGGPSQPA from the exons ATGAGTAGTAGCAGTTACTACGACGACTATCTAGACGACTATGATCTGGATAACTTTGATGTAGATGACTACCTCGATGACTACTACAGCAGCGCAGACTCCTATTATCCAACGAACACCTACGACCTGTCGGACTATTACACCACTACTGGGGGGAGCTACCCTACGTCGACCTCAAGTAGTTATGATGACTACCtagatgacgacgacgaggatgattcCAGTTCTTCGGGCTCTAGCTCTGGATCTAGCTCTGGCTCTAGTTCTGGCTCTGACTCTAGCTCTGACTCGAGCTCTGACTCGAGCTCTGGCTCCTCAGGTTCCGGCTCTTCAAACTTCTCGTCGGACGACTTTGACTTGGACGATCTCCCCACCAACGGAGACCCTTCCCTTGGTGGCTCTGGTCCTGGAGGCTCTGGAGGCGGCCTGCCTAGCAGCTATGGTGCCTATGGCGCCTATGGTGGCTCCGATTTGTCCAACCAGCAGACCTCCAAGTCCTGCGTCTCTGAGATTGCCTTTAAGGAGAACGCACCCAAGGTTGACCTTGCCTTTGACGTGAtcttccttgttctcttccttgcccttgccggCTTCGCGGGGTTCCGCTTACTCAAGAGCAAGCAAAAGGGCTCGGCCATTGGAAAGTGGTTCCTGTTCCCGATTTCCCTCTTCTTTGCCATTCT GTATATACTCATTGATATGATCACCCTTATCCTGTCCCAATGCGTCATGATGAGAGGCGACAAATACCAGCAAGCACTTACCGCCGTCAAGTGGTTCGATAATCTCTCGGTATACCTACTCATTGTGCTGATCCTGCTCCCCATTTGCTTGAAGCTGCAGGGTAGCGGGTCATTTAAGACCATTACGCTGTTCGGACATGGCGCCTGGTTGGCATTGTGCggcatcttccttctcgtcAGCCTCGCCTGCTTTTCTAAAATTCAAACTACCCTGTACAAAGACTACGACCTTCCCAAGGAGGACTTTGTCAAATCTACCAGGGGTGTCACCATGACCTACTACGTCTTCTTGTTTCTCGCTGCTCTCCTGGCAACCGCCAATATGGCCCTTGCTCTGTTCCGCCGCGCCAGCATTCGCAAGGGA CTActtctcatcagcatccCAGCCCTCATATTGTCCACTCTAATCCTAACCCTTGTCCTCATGGGCGGTTTCGCGGACAGGGAATACGGCAAGAAATTACGCAAGCCAGACTACTACGAAAAGTCCGATGACGCCCAAGTCTTCCTCAAGCGCTTCTTCTACGCCACTGCCTTCGTCAGCGCGCTTATCATCGCTGGCTCCCAGCTGCCAGCCGATGACTCCTCTTCACAGGCTGCACCTGTCGcctcccagccccagccccagcccgtAAACCAATATCCGCAACCTGTCCCTCCTATGGCCCAGCCTGTGAGCCCGTATCAACAACCCGTGTCTCCGGTCCCAActccacctccccagcagcagtatGCCCAGCAACAGTATGTAGCTGTTTCTGGCCCTGTGCCGGCACAGGCACCGGGACCGGCACCAGTCCAGTACGGAGGTCCCTCGCAGCCTGCGTAA
- a CDS encoding putative pectate lyase (CAZy:PL9;~COG:S;~EggNog:ENOG410PK99;~InterPro:IPR012334,IPR039448,IPR011050;~PFAM:PF13229;~SECRETED:SignalP(1-17)), producing MGRSLWVIAAFLRAILAADIYVSPDGSDDAAGTVDAPFQSIQFAVDEATNGSTIYLRAGTYTPTTNIQISKSGTSSAPFVLRAYEGEAVIIDGEELPGTPAEVDGSLDNADRGILHIQDAEYWEFYDLELINGPYGVYARDASNNHYERIVTRDNYETGFQLEGDSANNVVLYLDSYGNRDPRKNGESADGFACKEGSGEGNVLRGARLWNNVDDGLDLWEFKSAVTIEDTISWGNGFNRWDFSPFEGDGNGFKLGGGDDADIGPANHVITNSIAFGNSHDGFTDNSQPGNFELSRNTAWNNSAIGFRFGTAVATLTGNIAASNGEKPTSLSEEQVSEGNSWDGDGDWDDSSFVSVDVELVQGQRNADGTIEGSDFLLPSNGDEIGATTDWSA from the exons ATGGGTAGATCTCTTTGGGTCATCGCGGCTTTCCTTCGTGCGATTCTCGCAGCAGACATCTATGTCTCGCCAGACGGCTCGGACGATGCCGCAGGCACAGTCGACGCACCATTCCAGTCCATCCAATTCGCCGTCGACGAAGCAACAAACGGTTCAACCATCTATTTGCGCGCCGGGACATACACACCGACAACTAATATCCAGATTTCGAAGAGCGGCACGTCGTCCGCGCCGTTTGTTTTGCGGGCGTATGAAGGAGAGGCGGTTATcattgatggcgaggagcTACCTGG AACCCCCGCCGAGGTAGACGGATCCCTCGATAACGCAGACCGGGGTATCTTGCACATCCAGGATGCTGAGTACTGGGAGTTCTATGACCTGGAGCTGATCAATGGGCCGTATGGTGTTTATGCGCGCGATGCGTCGAACAACCACTATGAACGCATTGTTACGCGGGATAACTATGAGACGG GCTTCCAACTCGAGGGAGATTCGGCGAATAATGTCGTTTTGTACCTCGATTCGTACGGTAACAGGGACCCGCGCAAGAATGGCGAGAGCGCCGATGGGTTCGCCTGTAAGGAGGGATCCGGCGAGGGTAATGTCCTCCGGGGAGCACGACTCTGGAATAACGTTGACGATGGCTTGGATCTATG GGAATTCAAGTCCGCGGTGACTATCGAAGACACAATTTCCTGGGGAAACGGCTTTAACCG ATGGGACTTTAGCCCCTTCGAAGGTGACGGCAACGGCTTCaagctcggcggcggcgacgatgCAGACATTGGTCCCGCAAACCACGTTATAACAAACTCCATCGCCTTCGGCAACAGCCACGACGGATTCACAGATAACTCGCAGCCGGGGAACTTCGAGCTGAGCCGTAACACGGCGTGGAATAACTCTGCTATCGGGTTTAGGTTCGGCACCGCGGTGGCTACACTTACCGGGAATATTGCTGCGTCGAATGGCGAGAAGCCAACCTCACTGAGCGAGGAGCAGGTCTCGGAAGGAAACTCgtgggatggggatggggattgggatgatAGTAGCTTTGTGAGTGTTGACGTTGAGTTAGTGCAGGGTCAGAGGAATGCGGACGGAACGATTGAGGGAAGTGATTTCCTTTTGCCGAGTAATGGAGACGAGATCGGGGCGACGACGGATTGGAGTGCATGA
- a CDS encoding isopenicillin N synthase family dioxygenase (COG:Q;~EggNog:ENOG410PG78;~InterPro:IPR026992,IPR027443,IPR005123;~PFAM:PF03171,PF14226;~go_function: GO:0016491 - oxidoreductase activity [Evidence IEA];~go_process: GO:0055114 - oxidation-reduction process [Evidence IEA]), whose product MSVNTESSSFTAIPILDYSQSTSRDTKPDFLADLRNALVNVGFFYLVNAPIASEIRQDLVQKCKTLFDLPLEKKLEIEMVNSRHFLGYSRLGAEITARKQDYREQFDFATELPEPGPAEPLYRNIRGPNQWPDENAIPGFRHSVEAYLAELSPVADNFQILIAEALDLDPAALKQFFDDPVQQKMKLIKYPPPPSDAESQGVGAHKDSEFLTFLLQATPHHGLEVQNKAGDWISAPPMDGSLVVNIGRALEAITGGVCTATTHRVNLAPSNYVDAHGTPLGPRFSIPVFQGMSLDLSVEDIALEFPAHIKKLVGDEKARSDAEATFNKIFSGRTGEGTLIHRIISHQDVGRRWYPELLAQALGEYEKKGPGSTSDSSRK is encoded by the exons ATGTCCGTCAACACCGAGTCCAGTTCCTTTACAGCTATTCCCATCCTCGACTACTCCCAATCCACATCCCGAGACACGAAACCCGACTTCCTCGCCGATCTCCGCAACGCGCTGGTCAATGTGGGGTTTTTCTACCTCGTGAACGCGCCCATCGCGTCGGAGATCAGACAAGATCTCGTGCAAAAATGCAAGACACTGTTTGATCTGCCGCTGGAGAAGAAACTCGAGATCGAAATGGTCAATAGCCGGCATTTCCTCGGCTACTCGCGACTGGGGGCCGAGATTACGGCAAGGAAACAGGATTATCGTGAGCAGTTTGAT TTTGCGACGGAGTTACCTGAACCTGGTCCGGCGGAGCCGCTGTATAGGAATATTCGGGGCCCGAATCAG TGGCCAGACGAAAATGCAATCCCAGGCTTCCGCCACTCTGTTGAGGCGTATCTCGCTGAATTAAGCCCAGTAGCAGACAACTTCCAGATCCTGATTGCGGAGGCCCTGGACCTGGATCCAGCAGCCTTGAAACAATTTTTCGACGATCCAGTCCAGCAGAAGATGAAACTGATCAAGTATCCCCCGCCTCCCAGCGACGCCGAGTCCCAGGGCGTCGGGGCCCATAAAGATTCGGAGTTCTTGACATTTCTGCTACAAGCAACTccccaccatggcctcgaAGTGCAGAACAAGGCCGGGGACTGGATTTCTGCTCCACCAATGGATGGTTCGCTCGTTGTTAATATCGGGCGTGCCTTGGAAGCGATCACAGGGGGTGTTTGTACGGCAACGACACATAGAGTAAATCTTGCGCCATCGAACTATGTGGATGCCCATGGTACGCCGCTGGGACCGCGGTTTTCTATCCCGGTTTTCCAGGGAATGAGCTTAGATCTATcggttgaggatatcgctTTGGAATTTCCCGCCCATATCAAGAAGCTTGTAGGCGATGAAAAGGCACGGTCGGACGCCGAGGCCAcctttaataagatatttagCGGTCGCACGGGCGAAGGAACGCTCATCCACCGGATCATAAGTCACCAGGACGTGGGCCGGAGATGGTACCCCGAGCTCCTGGCGCAAGCGCTCGGGGAGTATGAGAAGAAAGGGCCCGGTTCGACTTCGGATTCTTCACGGAAGTGA
- a CDS encoding uncharacterized protein (SECRETED:SignalP(1-16)), translating to MRFFIPLALLATSAMAADKTAEDYIQELIPECVQSCYTDFFKSATGCDSLSDNDCVCGSIDKLMSFNDEDALKKVESCVKENASKCSKEDGEKLANLQSSFTEAASNFQSACPDTGAASAMSPSNVLMGVGAGAMMFVAAI from the exons ATGCGTTTCTTCATccctctcgccctccttgCCACCTCTGCGATGGCCGCCGACAAGACTGCTGAAGACTACATTCAGGAACTTATTCCCGAATGTGTGCAAAGCTGCTACACGGATTTCTTCAAATCTGCTACTGGATGTGATTCTCTCTCCGATAACGACTGTGTTTGTGGAAGCATCGACAAATTGATGTCATTCAACGACGAAGATGCCTTGAAGAAGGTCGAGTCGTGCGTCAAAGAGAATGCTTCCAAGTGTAGCAAGGAAGACGGGGAGAAACTTGCAAACCTTCAGAGTAGCTTTACCGAAGCCGCATCCAACTTTCAATCTGCTTGCCCTGACACTG GTGCTGCTTCTGCCATGTCTCCCTCCAACGTCCTCATGGGTGTCGGTGCCGGCGCCATGATGTTTGTCGCTGCCATCTAA
- a CDS encoding arabinan endo-1,5-alpha-L-arabinosidase (CAZy:GH43;~COG:G;~EggNog:ENOG410PH4A;~InterPro:IPR016840,IPR023296,IPR006710;~PFAM:PF04616;~SECRETED:SignalP(1-19);~go_function: GO:0004553 - hydrolase activity, hydrolyzing O-glycosyl compounds [Evidence IEA];~go_function: GO:0046558 - arabinan endo-1,5-alpha-L-arabinosidase activity [Evidence IEA];~go_process: GO:0005975 - carbohydrate metabolic process [Evidence IEA]) — protein MYLPILAASTSLLVGTAYGYGSPGACSGACNIHDPALIRRESDGTYFRFSTGNKISYASASSIEGPWTAIGSVLPDGSSIDLDGNNDLWAPDVQLVDGVYYAYYSVSTFGSQNSAIGVASSDTMDLNTWTDLGSTGVRSDSSKAYNAIDGNLFNDGGNLLMNFGSFWGGLYQAPMNSPSAVASASYQIAYEPAGDHAIEAAYLFKNGDYYYLFFSVGKCCGYDASLPAAGEEYKIKACRSSSATGGFVDANGVSCTEGGGTIVLESHDNVYGPGGQGIFADPNLGPVLYYHYVDTNIGYADGQKLFGWNAIDFSSGWPVV, from the exons ATGTATCTGCCGATTCTTGCAGCGTCGACGTCCCTCCTTGTGGGCACAGCCTATGGCTATGGCTCCCCTGGGGCATGCTCGGGTGCGTGCAACATCCACGACCCAGCTTTGATCAGGCGCGAGTCAGATGGCACGTATTTTCGCTTTTCGACAGGAAATAAAATCTCCTATGCGTCTGCTTCCTCTATCGAGGGCCCCTGGACAGCGATCGGGTCTGTCTTGCCGGATGGTTCGTCGATCGATCTCGACGGAAACAACGATCTCTGG GCTCCGGATGTCCAGCTCGTAGACGGCGTTTACTATGCATACTATTCAGTCTCGACGTTTGGTTCCCAGAACTCCGCGATCGGTGTCGCAAGCTCCGACACCATGGACCTCAATACATGGACCGACCTTGGATCAACGGGTGTCCGGTCTGACTCCTCAAAGGCGTACAATGCCATTGACGGCAATCTCTTCAACGACGGCGGAAACTTGTTGATGAACTTTGGGTCATTCTGGGGTGGCCTCTACCAAGCACCCATGAACTCCCCCTCGGCCGTTGCCTCCGCGTCCTACCAAATTGCATACGAGCCGGCCGGCGACCACGCTATAGAAGCTGCATACTTGTTTAAGAACGGCGATTACTATTacctcttcttttctgttgGTAAATGCTGCGGGTATGATGCTTCGTTGCCAGCGGCTGgagaagaatataagatCAAGGCATGCCgctcgtcgtcggcgacaGGTGGTTTT GTCGATGCAAATGGAGTATCCTGCACTGAGGGTGGTGGAACGATTGTCCTGGAAAGTCACGATAATGTTTACGGACCAGGTGGACA GGGTATTTTCGCCGACCCAAATCTCGGGCCCGTTTTATACTATCATTATGTTGACACCAACATTGGCTATGCTGATGGTCAGAAACTCTTCGGATGGAACGCCATCGATTTCTCGAGTGGTTGGCCCGTCGTCTAG
- a CDS encoding uncharacterized protein (COG:G;~EggNog:ENOG410PITF;~InterPro:IPR023296,IPR006710;~SECRETED:SignalP(1-24);~go_function: GO:0004553 - hydrolase activity, hydrolyzing O-glycosyl compounds [Evidence IEA];~go_process: GO:0005975 - carbohydrate metabolic process [Evidence IEA]), producing MASSLRSVLCFLLTTLLLLGSTNAATFSNPLKDPNGSDPYVVYVDGYYYLTTTTWTDVQITRATTLEGLKTGEVQVVWSDTDASRCCSVWAPEFHLIDGV from the coding sequence ATGGCGTCCTCTCTCCGAAGcgtcctctgcttcctcttgACTACCCTTCTACTTCTCGGCTCAACCAATGCCGCCACATTCTCGAACCCACTCAAGGACCCAAATGGTAGTGATCCCTACGTGGTGTACGTGGATGGGTACTACTACCTGACAACGACAACATGGACCGACGTCCAGATCACTCGGGCCACAACCCTAGAAGGTTTGAAGACGGGCGAGGTCCAAGTTGTATGGAGTGACACCGATGCCAGCCGATGCTGCAGTGTGTGGGCTCCGGAGTTCCACCTTATTGATGGAGTGTAA
- a CDS encoding uncharacterized protein (CAZy:GH43;~COG:G;~EggNog:ENOG410PITF;~InterPro:IPR023296,IPR006710;~go_function: GO:0004553 - hydrolase activity, hydrolyzing O-glycosyl compounds [Evidence IEA];~go_process: GO:0005975 - carbohydrate metabolic process [Evidence IEA]) codes for MSDDIQCNCIATLDTPSTIGETHVLSRPVEDWETVGAPVNEGAAPLYHDGNIWVAYSASYCWTSNYSLALLAYDGSGDPLDSASWTKSDGPVFVSADGNYGTGHNGFFTSPDGSEVWNVYHATAISEGACNGSRYTAVQEVNWNDDGSPNLGVAVALGTELDGPSWE; via the exons ATGTCAGACGACATCCAGTGCAACTGCATCGCAACCCTCGACACCCCCTCCACTATCGGCGAGACCCACGTCCTTTCCAGACCAGTCGAGGACTGGGAAACTGTGGGCGCGCCGGTAAACGAGGGCGCAGCACCGCTCTACCACGACGGAAATATCTGGGTAGCGTACTCGGCGTCGTACTGCTGGACATCGAATTACTCACTTGCGCTCCTTGCGTATGACGGCTCTGGTGATCCGTTGGACAGTGCTTCTTGGACGAAATCGGATGGTCCTGTGTTTGTTTCTGCAGATGGGAACTATGGGACTGGGCATAATGG ATTTTTCACGAGCCCTGATGGATCGGAGGTATGGAATGTCTACCACGCCACTGCCATTTCGGAAGGAGCTTGCAATGGGAGTCGGTACACGGCCGTCCAGGAGGTGAACTGGAACGATGATGGGTCCCCGAACTTGGGCGTTGCCGTTGCTCTAGGTACAGAGTTGGATGGTCCATCCTGGGAGTAA